A genomic stretch from Setaria viridis chromosome 1, Setaria_viridis_v4.0, whole genome shotgun sequence includes:
- the LOC140221534 gene encoding uncharacterized protein, producing MGLFGPALVALLFFASLAIPCTEQEKSSLLQFVSELSQDGALGSSWDNATDCCKWEGISCSSENTVTDVFLACRNLEGHISPSLGNLTSLLRLNLSHNLLSGGLPLELVFSKSIIVLDISFNLLHGDLQGLPSSTLQPMQVLNISSNLFTGRFPSTSWEAMKGLVVLNASNNSFTGQIPTTFCVSMPSISVLELSYNQFSGGIPPGLGNCSMLTSLDAGSNNLSGNLPDELFNLTLLEHLSFPHNQLEGSLRGISKLTHLVTLDLGGNRISGNIPNSIGDLKRLEELHLDGNSMSWELPSTLGSCTNLRTINLRRNMFSGELTRILRSCRNLATLLIGRNFMHEAMPEDDRIDGFKNLQVFSISRCSLYGKMPPCFTGEIPAALMEMPMLKTDKVAPKAFEIPIYLTQSLQYSKPGSFPKVLNLGANNLTGVIPKEIGQLKELLSLNLSFNKLSGEIPQSICNLTNLEVLDLSSNKLTGVIPTTLNNLHFLSEFNISNNDLEGPIPTMGQLSTFPNSSFDGNPKLCGPMLAHYCGSSEKKFSTEVAKKMDERVIFVIAFGAFFCVGVLYDQIVLSRFFG from the exons ATGGGACTATTTGGTCCAGCCCTTGTGGCGCTTCTCTTCTTTGCCTCTCTTGCCATCCCATGCACAGAGCAGGAGAAGAGCTCCTTGCTCCAGTTTGTCTCTGAGCTCTCCCAGGATGGTGCCCTAGGCAGCTCGTGGGATAATGCCACGGATTGCTGCAAATGGGAAGGGATCAGCTGCAGTTCGGAAAATACAGTCACTGATGTCTTCCTGGCTTGTAGAAACCTTGAAGGGCACATCTCACCATCCCTTGGCAACCTTACCAGTCTGCTACGCCTCAACCTGTCCCACAACTTGCTGTCCGGAGGCCTGCCGCTAGAATTAGTTTTCTCCAAAAGCATCATCGTCCTTGACATTAGCTTCAACCTACTCCATGGAGATCTACAAGGTCTGCCATCTTCTACCCTTCAGCCAATGCAGGTACTGAACATCTCAAGCAACTTGTTTACAGGACGGTTTCCATCCACCTCATGGGAAGCAATGAAGGGTCTGGTTGTGCTCAATGCCAGCAACAACAGCTTTACAGGTCAGATACCGACTACCTTCTGTGTCAGCATGCCATCCATTTCTGTGCTTGAATTAAGCTACAACCAATTCAGTGGAGGCATCCCCCCAGGACTGGGTAATTGCTCCATGCTGACATCTCTCGATGCTGGGAGCAACAACCTCAGTGGAAATCTTCCTGATGAACTCTTCAATCTCACCTTGTTGGAGCACCTCTCTTTTCCTCACAATCAGTTAGAAGGATCACTCCGAGGCATCAGCAAGCTCACGCATCTGGTCACCCTTGACCTTGGAGGGAATCGTATCAGTGGAAATATCCCAAACTCAATAGGTGATCTGAAGAGACTAGAGGAGCTCCATTTGGACGGCAACAGCATGTCTTGGGAGCTGCCGTCAACTCTGGGAAGCTGCACAAATCTCAGAACCATCAACCTCAGGAGAAACATGTTCAGTGGAGAGCTTACCAGG ATCCTTAGGAGTTGCAGGAATCTGGCCACTTTGCTAATTGGCCGTAACTTCATGCACGAGGCCATGCCAGAGGATGATAGAATTGATGGTTTCAAAAATCTTCAGGTTTTTAGCATAAGCAGATGTTCATTATATGGAAAAATGCCTCCATG CTTTACAGGTGAAATTCCAGCGGCCTTAATGGAAATGCCAATGCTGAAAACAGACAAGGTTGCACCAAAGGCATTTGAGATCCCTATTTATTTAACACAATCACTTCAATACAGTAAACCCGGTTCTTTTCCTAAAGTGCTGAATCTAGGAGCCAATAACCTTACTGGTGTGATCCCCAAAGAGATTGGTCAGCTGAAAGAACTCCTTTCACTCAATTTGAGCTTCAACAAATTATCTGGAGAGATCCCACAATCGATATGCAACCTCACAAATCTCGAGGTGCTGGACTTGTCCAGCAACAAGCTAACAGGTGTAATTCCAACCACACTAAATAATCTTCATTTCCTTTCTGAATTCAACATCTCTAATAATGACCTGGAAGGCCCTATCCCAACCATGGGCCAGCTTAGCACGTTCCCAAATTCCAGCTTTGATGGGAACCCAAAGTTGTGCGGTCCTATGCTTGCTCACTACTGTGGTTCATCAGAAAAGAAATTCTCCACAGAAGTAGCAAAAAAAATGGATGAAAGAGTCATCTTTGTGATTGCCTTTGGTGCCTTCTTCTGTGTAGGGGTGTTGTATGATCAAATAGTGTTATCTAGATTTTTTGGTTAG
- the LOC117853483 gene encoding LOW QUALITY PROTEIN: uncharacterized protein (The sequence of the model RefSeq protein was modified relative to this genomic sequence to represent the inferred CDS: inserted 1 base in 1 codon) — MKPIQKSSCSSNTSRIAMRIFGCALVIPLFLVSLAISCTEQEKSSMLQFITELSQDDGLARSWDNTTDCCKWEGITCSSDNTVTGIFLASRSLQGHISPSLGNLAGLLHLNMSHNLLSGVLPMELVSSNSIIVLDVSFNQLSGNLQELQSSTLQPLQVLNISSNLFKGRFPSTTWQMMKSLVALNASNNSFTGQIPSNLCVNAPSLAVLHLSYNQFAGSIPPGLGNCSMLTSLNAGHNNLSGTLPDGLFNLTLLDHLSFPSNQLEGSLYGISKLINLGTLDLGGNSFSGNIPDSIGELKILEELHLDHNSMSGELPSTLSNCINLIIINLKSNSFSGELTKVNFSNLPNLKTLDLFCVSLQNNFNGTIPESIYSCSNLTALRLSSNMLHGQLSESIGNLKSLTFLSLVNSSISNIIGSLQILGSCRNLTTLFIGHNFFNEAMPDDDTIDGFENLQVLALDHCSLSGNIPFWLSKLRNLEVLLFSQEKGSLLRFLAGLSRRGGLPASWRSSTDCCSWEGIASDGDGGAVVEVSLASRGLEGRISPALANLTGLLHLNLSHNSITGRLPPELLSSGSIVVLDVSFNSLGGGLGELPSSTPDRPLQVLNISSNMFTGMFPSTAWEKTRSLVAINASYNSFTGEMPSSFCISSPSFASLDVCNNKFSGSIPTRLGKCFGLQVLRAGQNNLSGTIPDEVFNASLLEHLSLPNNGLEGKFDGENVIKLQNLAVIDLGGNQFSGKIPDSIGQLKRLQELHLDCNNLSGELPASLGTCTDLKIVNLKGNNLNGQLRQVNFSTMLNLQVLDLMLNSFTEEIPESIYSCSNLTALRLSSNNFSGQLSPRIGNLKSLSFLSLANSSFANITNTLHVLKNSRKLTTLLMANNFIGERIPDDLTVDGFDNVQILTLDGCSLSGNLPLWLSKLTSLKILDLSNNQLTGSIPAWIKNLNFLYYLDLSNNNLSGELPTALMEMPVLQSENFQDNLDNRAFELTVYIGSFAYRTLYNFPTVLNLGRNKFXGAIPPEIGRLKFLQVLNLSSNSFSGEIPQPICNIKTLQVLDLSRNHLTGEIPQSLNELNFLAEFNVSNNDLEGPVPTGGQFDAFAKSSFGGNPKLCGSSLAITCGFSADAPLASILSAKPLIDKIVFVIAFSAFFSVGVLYDQMVLSRFFG, encoded by the exons ATGAAGCCAATACAAAAATCTTCATGCAGCAGCAATACTAGCAGGATAGCCATGAGAATATTTGGCTGTGCCCTTGTGATTCCTCTCTTCTTGGTCTCTCTTGCCATCTCATGCACAGAGCAGGAGAAGAGCTCCATGCTCCAGTTCATTACTGAGCTCTCCCAGGACGATGGACTTGCTAGATCGTGGGACAATACCACGGATTGCTGCAAATGGGAAGGGATTACCTGCAGCTCAGATAATACCGTCACTGGTATCTTCCTAGCTTCTCGGAGCCTTCAGGGCCACATCTCACCATCCCTTGGCAACCTCGCCGGCCTGCTACACTTGAACATGTCCCACAACTTGCTGTCCGGAGTCCTACCAATGGAACTGGTGTCCTCCAACAGCATCATTGTGCTCGACGTCAGCTTCAACCAACTCAGTGGAAATTTGCAGGAACTGCAATCTTCAACACTCCAACCTCTGCAGGTACTGAACATCTCAAGTAACTTGTTTAAAGGACGTTTTCCATCAACCACATGGCAGATGATGAAGAGTCTGGTTGCGCTTAATGCCAGCAACAACAGCTTTACTGGCCAGATACCAAGTAATTTATGTGTCAACGCCCCATCCTTAGCTGTGCTTCATCTCAGCTACAACCAATTTGCTGGAAGCATCCCTCCAGGACTCGGTAATTGCTCCATGCTGACTTCTCTCAATGCTGGGCATAATAACCTCAGCGGGACTCTTCCTGATGGACTATTCAATCTTACTTTGTTGGACCACCTCTCGTTTCCTAGCAATCAGTTAGAAGGATCGCTCTATGGCATCAGCAAGCTCATAAATCTGGGTACCCTTGATCTTGGAGGGAATAGTTTCAGTGGAAACATCCCAGACTCCATAGGTGAGCTCAAGATATTGGAAGAGCTCCATTTGGACCACAACAGCATGTCCGGGGAGCTTCCATCAACTCTAAGCAACTGTATAAATCTCATAATCATCAACCTCAAGAGCAATAGTTTCAGCGGAGAACTCACCAAAGTCAATTTCTCCAACTTACCCAATCTAAAAACATTGGATCTTTT ctgcgtatctttgcaGAACAACTTCAATGGCACAATCCCAGAAAGCATCTATTCATGCAGCAATCTAACAGCACTGCGGTTATCTTCGAATATGCTCCATGGCCAGTTGTCAGAAAGTATTGGCAATCTGAAGTCCCTCACATTCCTATCACTTGTTAACAGCTCCATTTCGAATATCATAGGGTCACTTCAAATCCTAGGGAGTTGCAGAAATCTGACCACCTTGTTTATTGGGCACAACTTCTTTAACGAGGCCATGCCAGACGATGATACTATTGATGGTTTTGAGAATCTTCAGGTTCTTGCTTTGGATCATTGTTCATTATCTGGAAACATACCTTTTTGGTTATCAAAGCTCAGAAATTTGGAAGTGTTACTTTT CAGCCAGGAGAAAGGCTCCCTCCTCCGGTTCCTCGCCGGGCTatcgcggcgcggcggcctgcCGGCGTCGTGGCGCAGCAGCACGGATTGCTGCTCGTGGGAAGGCATCGCtagcgacggcgacggcggcgctgtCGTTGAGGTCTCCCTGGCGTCGAGAGGCCTCGAAGGGCGCATCTCACCGGCCCTCGCCAACCTCACCGGGCTGTTGCACCTCAACCTGTCCCACAACTCCATCAccggccgcctcccgccggaGCTGTTGTCCTCCGGCAGCATCGTCGTCCTCGACGTGAGCTTCAACAGCCTCGGTGGAGGTTTGGGGGAGCTACCATCTTCAACGCCTGACCGGCCGCTGCAGGTACTGAACATCTCGAGCAACATGTTCACAGGGATGTTTCCGTCAACGGCATGGGAGAAAACAAGGAGCCTGGTTGCGATCAACGCGAGCTACAACAGTTTTACTGGGGAGATGCCTTCTTCTTTCTGCATCAGCTCGCCGTCATTCGCCTCGCTAGACGTTTGCAACAACAAGTTCAGTGGCAGTATCCCCACCAGGCTAGGCAAATGCTTTGGGCTTCAAGTGCTCAGGGCTGGCCAGAACAATCTCAGTGGGACGATCCCAGATGAAGTGTTCAACGCTTCCTTGTTGGAGCACCTCTCATTGCCAAACAATGGATTAGAAGGAAAGTTTGATGGTGAAAATGTGATCAAGCTTCAGAATCTGGCTGTCATTGACCTTGGAGGAAACCAGTTCAGTGGAAAGATTCCGGATTCCATAGGCCAGCTCAAGAGATTACAGGAGCTCCATTTGGACTGCAACAACTTGTCTGGGGAGCTGCCAGCATCTCTAGGGACCTGCACAGATCTCAAAATCGTCAATCTCAAAGGCAACAACCTCAACGGGCAGCTTCGGCAGGTCAATTTCTCCACCATGCTCAATCTGCAAGTTTTGGATCTTATGTTGAACAGCTTTACTGAAGAAATTCCAGAAAGCATCTACTCATGCAGCAATCTGACCGCGCTGCGCCTGTCTTCTAATAACTTCAGTGGGCAGTTGTCACCAAGAATAGGCAATCTGAAGTCCCTCTCATTTCTATCACTTGCCAACAGTTCTTTTGCGAATATCACAAATACACTTCATGTGCTCAAGAACTCCAGGAAACTCACCACTTTGCTCATGGCGAACAACTTCATTGGTGAGAGGATACCAGATGACCTAACAGTAGATGGATTTGATAACGTGCAGATTTTAACCCTAGATGGTTGTTCGTTGTCTGGTAATTTACCTCTTTGGTTATCAAAGCTTACTAGTTTGAAGATTTTAGATTTGTCTAACAATCAACTGACTGGATCAATACCAGCATGGATCAAGAACCTAAACTTTCTCTACTATCTAGATTTATCAAACAACAACCTTTCAGGAGAACTCCCAACAGCATTGATGGAGATGCCAGTGTTACAGTCAGAAAATTTTCAGGACAATTTGGATAACAGGGCATTTGAACTCACTGTTTACATAGGGTCATTTGCATACCGTACGCTCTATAACTTCCCCACAGTGctaaatcttggaagaaataaGT AGGGTGCAATCCCTCCAGAGATTGGTAGGCTAAAATTTCTCCAGGTGCTTAACTTGAGCTCCAACAGTTTCTCTGGAGAGATCCCACAGCCGATCTGCAACATCAAGACATTGCAGGTGCTCGACTTGTCAAGAAATCATCTAACTGGTGAAATCCCTCAATCTTTGAACGAACTGAACTTTCTAGCAGAGTTCAATGTTTCTAACAACGACCTAGAAGGGCCTGTTCCAACTGGAGGCCAGTTTGACGCATTTGCAAAGTCTAGTTTCGGCGGAAACCCAAAGCTATGTGGCAGTAGCCTTGCTATAACCTGTGGTTTTTCAGCAGACGCGCCTCTGGCTTCCATCCTCTCAGCAAAACCATTAATCGACAAGATCGTCTTTGTGATTGCCTTTAGTGCGTTCTTTAGTGTTGGAGTGCTGTATGATCAGATGGTCTTATCAAGGTTTTTTGGCTAG